Proteins co-encoded in one Spirosoma endbachense genomic window:
- a CDS encoding FtsX-like permease family protein has protein sequence MLRNYLKIAFRRLWTDKTNAAINVLGLTLGITCCLVIYIFVRYESGFDGFHSNVSRIYRIVHHNKTADGVQHWPTTAYPLAEAIRQNMPGVGVTQTAGPDSRLISSIDSRGVVHRFDEKRVMFADANYLRTFDFVNVFPDGIWLAGNARTAFQQPNSVVLTQKMAERYFVGYAGRFEELLGKTLTLNNGDPLLVSGIIRNPPSTTNLLFDILVNYQFFKANNPYQATNWSGNYRGTTYVTLPVGADPKAFEGQLQALQKKYMKADDIRRISYFLQPITSIHTETLYGSSQGSYIVSRDMLWGLVSLAVFLILIASFNFINLTTAQAIRRRKEVGVRKVVGGTQVQLFSQFIGETLIIAIVAGLLSLLILNALLNWINQSLTIIDLNLSADPTIWAFSAGLILVVALLAGFYPAIVLSNAQPINALKNTTPQRHARFSLRQGLIVLQFCITYALLVSTFVVSRQMNLFSSKDLGFTKDAVITINGPRNQVAGKLGTFREKLLQSPAIKEVSFGSGAPITNNHYGTDFRLKSETVQMNRQAEEKFVDLAYQSLFDLKLIAGRWFTQSNNMPEGSRFNAFVVNETMVKMLGLTPEQAIGKTMIINEGEAPILGVVKDFHNVSLQQAITPCVLMVWNTGFYDEIHLRVQTQNSRLLNLPQTLGFIEKTWKQLFPDDVYQYTFLNESLAKNYIIEQLVFDAFRIFAAISIFISCLGLFGLITFAANQRTKEIGVRKVLGASVASLVGLLSKDFLKLVLIAIVIASPLAWYAMSLWLQGFAYKADMEWWVFALAGLLAAGIALLTVSFQSIKAALMNPVNSLRSE, from the coding sequence ATGCTACGAAACTATCTTAAGATCGCTTTCCGCCGTCTTTGGACCGACAAGACAAACGCGGCTATCAATGTTCTGGGGTTAACCCTGGGCATAACGTGCTGCTTAGTGATCTATATTTTCGTGCGCTATGAATCTGGCTTCGATGGATTTCATTCAAACGTAAGCCGGATATACCGGATCGTTCACCACAACAAAACCGCCGACGGTGTCCAGCATTGGCCTACTACGGCCTATCCATTAGCCGAAGCCATCCGTCAGAACATGCCGGGCGTTGGTGTTACCCAAACGGCCGGACCGGATAGTCGACTGATCAGTTCGATCGATAGCCGGGGCGTTGTCCATCGCTTTGACGAGAAACGTGTCATGTTTGCCGATGCCAACTATCTACGGACGTTCGATTTTGTGAACGTTTTTCCGGATGGTATCTGGCTGGCGGGTAATGCCCGAACGGCCTTTCAGCAACCCAACAGCGTCGTGCTGACGCAGAAAATGGCTGAGCGGTACTTCGTCGGATATGCAGGACGTTTTGAGGAGCTGCTGGGCAAGACCTTGACACTCAACAACGGTGATCCGCTTCTCGTATCAGGCATCATTCGCAACCCGCCCTCCACGACAAATCTGCTGTTCGATATTTTAGTCAATTACCAGTTTTTTAAGGCCAACAACCCGTATCAGGCTACCAACTGGTCGGGTAATTATCGCGGAACGACCTATGTTACGCTGCCCGTCGGTGCTGATCCAAAGGCCTTTGAAGGTCAGTTACAGGCATTACAAAAGAAGTACATGAAAGCGGATGATATCCGCCGAATCAGTTATTTCCTTCAGCCGATCACCAGTATCCACACCGAAACGCTGTATGGAAGTTCACAGGGGAGCTACATTGTTAGCCGCGATATGCTCTGGGGATTGGTCAGTCTGGCCGTTTTCCTGATTCTGATAGCCTCATTCAACTTTATCAACCTGACTACTGCCCAGGCCATCCGCCGACGGAAAGAAGTAGGCGTCCGGAAAGTAGTGGGTGGTACACAAGTGCAATTGTTCAGCCAGTTTATTGGCGAAACCCTCATCATTGCTATTGTAGCCGGTTTGTTGTCGCTACTGATCCTGAATGCGCTATTGAACTGGATTAACCAGTCGCTGACGATCATTGATCTAAATCTTAGTGCCGATCCGACCATCTGGGCGTTCAGTGCTGGTCTGATTCTGGTTGTGGCATTACTGGCCGGGTTTTATCCGGCAATTGTTCTATCCAATGCTCAACCGATCAACGCATTAAAGAACACTACCCCCCAGCGACATGCCCGATTCTCACTTCGGCAGGGATTAATTGTGCTGCAATTCTGCATTACCTATGCCCTGTTGGTTAGCACCTTTGTCGTCAGTCGGCAAATGAATTTATTCAGTAGCAAGGATTTAGGCTTTACGAAAGATGCTGTCATTACCATAAACGGACCACGCAATCAGGTTGCCGGTAAACTCGGTACGTTCCGGGAGAAATTGTTGCAAAGCCCTGCCATTAAGGAAGTTAGTTTTGGTTCAGGGGCCCCAATTACCAATAATCATTATGGCACCGATTTTCGGCTAAAGTCAGAAACCGTTCAAATGAATCGGCAGGCTGAAGAGAAATTTGTTGATCTGGCCTATCAATCGCTTTTTGATCTGAAGCTCATCGCCGGAAGGTGGTTCACTCAGTCGAATAATATGCCGGAAGGTTCACGGTTCAATGCCTTTGTTGTCAATGAAACAATGGTAAAAATGCTCGGTCTGACTCCCGAACAGGCCATTGGTAAAACCATGATTATCAATGAAGGAGAAGCTCCTATACTGGGCGTAGTCAAAGATTTTCATAATGTTTCGTTGCAGCAAGCTATTACACCCTGTGTTTTAATGGTTTGGAATACAGGTTTTTATGATGAAATTCATTTGCGGGTGCAAACACAGAACAGCCGTTTGTTAAACCTGCCGCAAACGCTCGGGTTTATTGAAAAAACCTGGAAACAACTCTTTCCGGACGATGTGTATCAGTACACATTTTTGAACGAGTCGCTGGCGAAAAATTACATCATTGAGCAATTGGTATTCGACGCATTCCGGATTTTTGCTGCTATCTCGATTTTCATTTCGTGCCTTGGCTTATTCGGGCTTATCACGTTCGCAGCGAATCAACGAACCAAAGAAATCGGCGTCCGGAAAGTACTTGGCGCATCGGTGGCCAGCCTAGTAGGCTTGCTCTCCAAAGACTTCCTGAAACTGGTGCTGATCGCCA